Proteins encoded in a region of the Sphingomonas sp. HMP9 genome:
- a CDS encoding translocation/assembly module TamB domain-containing protein produces the protein MAENGTPAVEQTVIVARRPLWQRFLKWLAILVLGLVALVLIVLFGINTDPGRRLVADQIGGYTTASGLNIKVGRIDGSIYGAMTLSDVRVSDPKGVFLTSPKLAVDWRPFAFAKNHVDVRSLTTPLVTLQRRPVLNATPTDPNAPLLPDLDIDINRLVIDRFLIAKPVTGQTHIVKIDGTVHVADKRAQLTTNAAALTGPGIAGGDRLMLKLDAVPAQNKFDVNVRLTAPVGGVVATMGSLKAPLTATVDGRGSWAVWQGRAVATLGGGQLANLALTAKNGHIEVRGSTRPGLYLEGPVERLTAPQLDVAIDTTLNDRKADTRVTLKSDALAVDAGGLIDLANSRFGNFAVNAKLLTPGAILPNLRGRDVTARVVLDGAFAMPTVDYKVRAATIAFGDMGVENLYAEGLARINADRILVPVKARARRVTGLNAAVGGLATNVAIDGDFAISGVNILSDNLKIRSDKIDATAVVVANMATGRYTGALKGRVNNYRVDGIGIVNLTTDAKLVPGPNGGFGITGRVVAQTSQIFNEGARSFLGGNAIVRSDIGYSPEGIVTFRNLRMNAPQFRVTRGEGRFDPATGAVLVNADAYSTVYGPLSARVTGSATAPVVVLRAPRPGVGVGLVNLNARIVGRGGAYAVTASGGTNYGPFTADVLVTPGTQLAVDMRRVVFAGIVGSGRIVQTATGPFAGALQFAGQGLSGNVRLANQRGYQRADVAARANGARIPGMVYFTIGRAIINATAVLTPTPQIVADAQIADMRYGAIVLSAGRAKVNYVGGNGTAQALLTGSNGVPFRLAVNAKLSPNNYLVAAQGQANGIDFRTVNPAHIQAVKGEYRLSPTRIDFGGAGGGSARLAGTYGRGTTAQVRLDRLDLSTLSALVPNLGIGGKATGSLDFTQVNSTALPNADARMTVTNFTRSGLAAVSDPVDIVFAGTLGGEGGTGRALVRRGTSVIGRMVANLRPLPAGTGSWSTRLMAAPLSGGIRYNGPSAVLFSFAAIPNQQLSGPIAVAADFSGRLQAPQLNGVVRADNLTYDNETYGTRLSQMRIAGRFSNTDLQLTQLSAKAGDGTVQAQGSIGFAADSGFPIDLRATLNNAQLAKSDAISATTTGTIHLTNGRDGGLIQGDLQIPEARYQIIRQGQAEVPELTGVRRKSDIRTPVSTDRSQVPAVGKFKLDLRVRAPNQLFVSGMGLESEWEMDMRIGGTSAAPVITGGMDIVRGTYSFSGKRFEVTKGQIRFRGGALTDPDINIQASTTTSDITVTINVTGTGQRPQIAFTSTPTLPQDEVLSRLLFGSSPANLSATEAIQLASALNSLRGSGGGGLNPLGKLRSATGFDRLRVLGADEATGRGTSLAAGKYITKNIYVEIVTDAKGYTSTQLEIALTKALSLLSAAGSSGGQSASVKYTKDY, from the coding sequence ATGGCCGAAAACGGCACCCCTGCGGTCGAGCAGACCGTCATCGTCGCGCGTCGCCCCTTGTGGCAGCGTTTCCTGAAATGGCTGGCGATCCTTGTCCTCGGCTTGGTCGCGCTCGTCCTGATCGTCCTGTTCGGCATCAACACCGATCCCGGCCGGCGGCTTGTCGCGGACCAGATCGGCGGCTACACAACCGCCTCGGGGCTGAACATCAAGGTCGGCCGCATCGACGGCTCGATCTACGGCGCAATGACCTTGAGTGACGTCCGCGTCTCGGACCCCAAGGGCGTGTTCCTGACCAGCCCGAAGCTCGCCGTCGACTGGCGCCCATTCGCATTCGCCAAGAACCATGTCGACGTGCGCTCGCTGACGACTCCGCTCGTCACGCTGCAGCGCCGTCCGGTACTCAACGCAACGCCGACCGATCCCAACGCGCCGTTGCTCCCCGATCTCGACATTGACATCAACCGTCTGGTGATCGACCGCTTCCTGATCGCCAAGCCGGTGACCGGCCAGACGCATATCGTGAAGATCGACGGCACCGTGCATGTCGCGGACAAGCGCGCGCAGCTCACCACCAACGCGGCTGCGCTCACTGGCCCCGGCATCGCCGGCGGCGATCGCCTCATGCTCAAGCTCGATGCGGTCCCGGCGCAGAACAAGTTCGACGTGAACGTGAGGCTGACCGCGCCGGTCGGCGGGGTGGTCGCGACGATGGGATCGTTAAAGGCGCCGCTGACCGCGACCGTCGATGGCCGCGGCAGCTGGGCCGTGTGGCAGGGCCGCGCAGTCGCAACGCTCGGCGGCGGGCAGCTCGCGAACCTCGCACTCACCGCGAAGAACGGCCATATCGAAGTGCGCGGCTCGACGCGTCCCGGCCTGTATCTCGAAGGGCCCGTCGAACGCCTGACCGCGCCACAGCTCGACGTCGCGATCGACACGACGCTCAACGACCGCAAGGCCGACACGCGGGTGACGCTGAAGTCGGACGCGCTCGCCGTCGACGCGGGTGGTCTGATCGATCTCGCCAATAGCCGGTTCGGCAATTTCGCGGTGAACGCAAAGCTGCTGACGCCGGGCGCGATCCTTCCCAACCTCCGCGGTCGTGACGTCACGGCGCGCGTCGTCCTCGACGGTGCGTTCGCGATGCCCACGGTCGACTACAAGGTGCGCGCCGCGACGATCGCGTTCGGCGACATGGGCGTCGAGAACCTCTATGCTGAGGGTCTCGCCCGCATCAACGCGGACCGCATCCTGGTCCCCGTCAAGGCGCGCGCGCGCCGCGTGACCGGGCTCAACGCCGCGGTCGGCGGTCTCGCCACCAACGTCGCGATCGACGGCGACTTCGCGATCTCTGGCGTCAACATCCTGTCCGACAACCTTAAGATCCGCTCGGACAAGATCGACGCGACCGCGGTCGTCGTCGCGAACATGGCGACCGGCCGCTACACCGGCGCACTGAAGGGGCGGGTCAACAACTACCGCGTCGACGGCATCGGCATCGTCAACCTGACGACCGACGCCAAGCTGGTGCCGGGGCCCAATGGCGGCTTCGGGATCACCGGCCGCGTCGTCGCGCAGACCTCGCAGATCTTCAACGAAGGCGCTCGCAGCTTCCTCGGCGGCAACGCGATCGTCCGCTCGGATATCGGCTACAGTCCTGAAGGCATCGTCACCTTCCGCAACCTGCGGATGAACGCGCCCCAATTCCGAGTCACGCGCGGCGAAGGCCGGTTCGATCCGGCGACCGGAGCGGTGCTGGTCAATGCCGATGCCTATTCGACCGTCTACGGCCCGCTGTCCGCACGCGTGACCGGCAGCGCGACCGCCCCTGTCGTCGTGCTGCGCGCCCCGCGGCCGGGCGTCGGCGTCGGGCTCGTCAACCTCAACGCGCGCATTGTCGGCCGTGGCGGCGCCTATGCCGTCACCGCGAGCGGCGGCACCAATTACGGCCCGTTTACCGCCGACGTGCTCGTCACGCCGGGCACGCAGCTCGCGGTCGACATGCGCCGCGTGGTGTTCGCCGGGATCGTCGGCAGCGGGCGTATCGTTCAGACCGCCACAGGTCCGTTCGCCGGCGCGCTCCAGTTCGCGGGCCAGGGTCTGTCGGGCAACGTTCGTCTCGCCAACCAGCGCGGCTATCAGCGCGCCGACGTCGCCGCGCGCGCCAATGGCGCCCGGATCCCCGGGATGGTCTATTTCACGATTGGCCGCGCGATCATTAACGCGACCGCGGTCCTGACTCCGACGCCTCAGATCGTCGCCGACGCGCAGATCGCGGACATGCGCTATGGCGCGATCGTCCTGTCCGCAGGCCGCGCGAAGGTGAACTATGTCGGCGGCAACGGCACCGCGCAGGCGCTGCTGACCGGCTCGAACGGCGTCCCCTTCCGCCTCGCGGTCAACGCCAAGCTCAGCCCGAACAACTACCTCGTCGCGGCGCAGGGCCAGGCCAACGGCATCGACTTCCGCACCGTCAACCCGGCGCACATCCAGGCAGTGAAGGGCGAATATCGCCTGTCGCCGACCCGGATCGACTTCGGTGGCGCAGGCGGCGGCTCGGCACGTCTCGCGGGCACCTATGGCCGCGGCACGACCGCACAGGTCCGGCTCGATCGCCTCGATCTGTCGACTCTGTCCGCGCTCGTTCCCAATCTGGGGATCGGCGGCAAGGCCACCGGCAGCCTCGATTTCACGCAGGTCAATTCGACCGCGCTGCCCAACGCCGATGCGCGCATGACCGTCACCAACTTCACCCGCTCGGGTCTCGCCGCGGTCTCCGATCCCGTCGACATCGTGTTCGCCGGGACGCTCGGCGGCGAAGGCGGCACCGGCCGTGCGCTGGTGCGTCGCGGCACCTCGGTGATCGGCCGAATGGTCGCGAACCTGCGCCCGCTCCCCGCGGGCACCGGCTCGTGGAGCACGCGCCTGATGGCCGCGCCGCTGTCGGGCGGGATCCGCTATAACGGCCCGTCCGCGGTGCTGTTCAGCTTTGCCGCGATCCCGAACCAGCAATTGTCGGGGCCGATCGCAGTCGCCGCCGACTTCTCCGGCCGCCTCCAGGCACCGCAACTGAACGGCGTCGTCCGTGCCGACAACCTGACCTACGACAACGAGACCTATGGGACCCGCCTGTCGCAGATGCGGATCGCCGGCCGCTTCTCGAACACCGACCTGCAACTGACGCAGCTCAGCGCGAAGGCCGGCGACGGCACCGTGCAGGCGCAGGGCTCGATCGGGTTCGCGGCCGACAGCGGCTTTCCGATCGATCTGCGCGCGACGCTGAACAACGCGCAGCTCGCCAAGAGCGATGCGATCAGCGCCACCACGACGGGCACGATCCACCTGACCAACGGGCGTGACGGCGGGCTCATCCAAGGCGATCTCCAGATCCCCGAGGCGCGCTACCAGATCATCCGCCAGGGTCAGGCCGAAGTGCCCGAACTGACCGGCGTCCGCCGCAAGAGCGACATCCGCACCCCGGTCTCGACTGACCGGTCGCAGGTGCCCGCAGTCGGCAAGTTCAAGCTCGACCTGCGCGTGCGTGCGCCGAACCAGCTGTTCGTGTCGGGCATGGGGCTCGAATCCGAATGGGAAATGGACATGCGGATCGGCGGCACGTCCGCCGCGCCGGTCATCACCGGCGGAATGGATATCGTCCGCGGTACCTATTCCTTCTCGGGCAAGCGGTTCGAGGTCACGAAGGGGCAGATCCGATTCCGCGGCGGTGCGCTGACCGACCCGGACATCAACATCCAGGCAAGCACTACGACCAGCGACATCACCGTGACGATCAACGTCACGGGCACCGGTCAGCGTCCGCAGATCGCGTTCACCTCGACGCCAACGCTGCCGCAGGACGAGGTGCTCAGCCGCCTGTTGTTCGGGTCGAGCCCGGCAAACCTGTCGGCGACCGAGGCGATCCAGCTGGCGTCTGCGCTGAACTCGCTGCGCGGGTCTGGTGGCGGGGGTCTTAACCCGCTCGGCAAGCTGCGTTCGGCGACTGGGTTCGATCGCCTCCGCGTCCTTGGCGCCGATGAGGCGACCGGCCGCGGCACCAGCCTCGCGGCGGGCAAGTACATCACGAAGAACATCTATGTAGAGATCGTGACCGACGCGAAGGGCTATACGTCGACTCAGCTCGAGATCGCGTTGACCAAGGCGCTCAGCCTCTTGTCGGCGGCGGGATCGAGCGGCGGGCAGAGCGCCAGCGTCAAATATACCAAGGACTATTGA
- a CDS encoding flavin-containing monooxygenase, with product MTEHVDVIVVGAGISGIGTGYHLQTRCPGRSYMILEGRAAMGGTWDLFRYPGIRSDSDMHTLGFAFHPWTAAKSIADGPSIRAYVEETAREYGINRKIRYGHHVKSAAWSTEDARWTVEATGPDGAPVTLTCNFLSMCAGYYNYAKAYSPEFAGAASFAGQIVHPQFWPEDLDYSGKRVVVIGSGATAVTLVPTMAQTAEHVTMLQRSPTYIVARPGEDGVANWLRGKLPAKAAYGITRWKNVLMGMFFFRLARKSPAKVKERMIGMVRDHLGPDYDVATHFTPRYNPWDQRVCLVPDGDLFTAINAGKASIVTDTIARITPEGIHLESGNDLPADVIVTATGLELQLMSGVAFSLDGQPIELAGRLQYKGMMFDGIPNLSSTFGYTNASWTLKADLTAVYVCRLLNTMTKRGLRQATPHNDDPTMKSEAFLDFSSGYVQRAAAALPTQGERKPWKLNQNYALDLMALKFGSVDDAMHFSNHAPIRARPAPMTVA from the coding sequence ATGACCGAGCATGTCGACGTGATCGTTGTGGGCGCCGGGATTTCCGGGATCGGGACCGGCTATCACCTCCAGACCCGCTGCCCCGGCCGCAGCTACATGATCCTCGAGGGGCGCGCGGCGATGGGCGGGACGTGGGACCTGTTCCGCTACCCTGGCATCCGCTCCGACTCGGACATGCACACGCTGGGGTTCGCCTTCCACCCCTGGACCGCGGCCAAGTCGATCGCCGACGGTCCTTCGATCCGCGCCTATGTCGAGGAAACGGCGAGGGAATACGGGATCAACCGCAAGATCCGCTACGGCCATCACGTCAAGTCGGCGGCATGGTCCACCGAGGATGCGCGGTGGACGGTTGAGGCGACGGGACCCGATGGCGCGCCGGTGACGCTCACTTGCAACTTCCTGTCGATGTGCGCGGGCTATTACAATTACGCCAAAGCCTATTCGCCCGAGTTCGCGGGGGCGGCGAGCTTCGCCGGGCAGATCGTCCACCCGCAATTCTGGCCCGAGGATCTCGATTACAGCGGCAAGCGAGTCGTCGTGATCGGCAGCGGCGCAACCGCGGTGACCTTGGTGCCGACGATGGCGCAGACTGCCGAGCACGTGACCATGCTCCAGCGTTCGCCCACCTATATCGTCGCGCGTCCCGGCGAGGATGGTGTCGCGAACTGGCTACGCGGGAAGCTTCCGGCCAAGGCGGCCTACGGCATCACGCGGTGGAAGAACGTGCTGATGGGGATGTTTTTCTTCCGCCTTGCGCGGAAAAGCCCCGCCAAGGTGAAGGAGCGGATGATCGGCATGGTCCGCGATCATCTCGGCCCAGACTACGACGTCGCGACGCATTTCACGCCGCGCTACAATCCGTGGGACCAGCGCGTCTGCCTCGTGCCCGACGGCGACCTGTTCACTGCGATCAACGCCGGCAAGGCCTCGATCGTCACCGATACGATCGCGCGGATCACGCCCGAGGGCATCCACCTCGAGTCAGGCAACGACCTGCCCGCCGACGTCATCGTCACCGCCACCGGGCTCGAACTGCAGTTGATGAGCGGCGTCGCGTTCAGCCTCGACGGGCAACCGATCGAACTCGCCGGCCGGCTCCAGTATAAGGGGATGATGTTCGATGGGATCCCGAACCTGTCCTCGACCTTCGGCTATACCAACGCGTCGTGGACGCTGAAGGCGGACCTGACCGCGGTCTATGTCTGCCGCCTGCTCAATACGATGACGAAGCGTGGGCTTCGCCAGGCGACGCCGCACAACGACGATCCGACGATGAAGAGCGAGGCGTTCCTCGATTTCTCGTCGGGCTATGTCCAGCGCGCCGCCGCCGCGCTGCCCACGCAGGGCGAACGCAAGCCGTGGAAGCTCAACCAGAATTACGCGCTCGACCTGATGGCGTTGAAGTTCGGCTCGGTCGACGACGCGATGCACTTTTCGAACCATGCGCCGATTCGTGCCAGACCGGCGCCAATGACAGTCGCGTGA
- a CDS encoding EAL domain-containing protein → MRDTPYAQIESSKPVAGTRLDIDSAVERTREVIFQASHASWRFVVLAEIANFALLRRHLGRLRADTLIVDVSARIADALPDARVMVAGRETVEIAFESNARLALDVAIAAVEAGFEEPFDIDGESYVVHIQLGAAAAAAHRDEVLLIEEAEHALREARAERIAIARDVTDNPAAMDRAELSLDLTRAIEKEELFLQYQPKVHLRRREVTSVEALVRWNHPTRGLVLPNDFIPLAEESRDIVALTLWTIRRAITDQKTLAASGHDLRIFINIAGALLADKRFVRCACALVQSSGAQLGFEITETSVIRDPESAIANLKIFADIGIVIAIDDYGAGLSSLAYLKQLPARELKIDKLFVTQLTSSNRDPLIVRSTIDLAHALEMEVVAEGVESQAAMALLSVMGCDMVQGFLISRPINLDALIHFLDDGKYQAIAADIGAPFNRLATVWKRG, encoded by the coding sequence ATGAGGGACACTCCGTATGCGCAGATCGAGAGTAGCAAGCCGGTTGCGGGGACGCGGCTAGATATCGATTCTGCGGTAGAGCGCACACGGGAGGTCATCTTCCAGGCTTCGCACGCGTCGTGGCGGTTCGTGGTGCTGGCCGAAATCGCGAACTTCGCGCTATTGCGACGTCATCTCGGCCGGCTCAGGGCGGACACGCTGATCGTCGACGTGTCGGCCAGGATCGCGGATGCACTACCCGATGCTAGGGTAATGGTCGCCGGTAGAGAGACCGTGGAAATCGCCTTTGAGAGCAACGCGCGTCTCGCACTCGACGTCGCCATAGCGGCGGTGGAGGCTGGGTTCGAAGAACCGTTCGATATCGATGGCGAGTCTTACGTCGTGCATATCCAGTTGGGCGCGGCGGCTGCCGCGGCGCACCGCGACGAAGTGCTGCTGATCGAAGAGGCCGAGCATGCCTTGCGTGAAGCGCGGGCGGAACGAATAGCGATCGCTCGCGACGTGACTGACAATCCAGCAGCGATGGATCGTGCCGAGTTGTCGCTGGACCTGACCCGGGCGATCGAGAAAGAAGAACTGTTCCTTCAATACCAGCCAAAGGTTCACCTGCGCCGGCGGGAGGTCACGAGCGTCGAGGCGCTGGTCCGCTGGAACCACCCGACGCGCGGCCTCGTGCTACCCAACGACTTCATTCCCCTTGCTGAGGAATCGCGCGATATCGTCGCGCTGACGCTGTGGACGATCCGCCGTGCGATTACCGACCAAAAGACGCTGGCAGCTAGCGGTCACGATCTGCGGATCTTCATCAATATCGCGGGGGCATTGCTCGCCGACAAGCGCTTCGTTCGGTGCGCCTGCGCGCTGGTGCAGTCGAGCGGTGCGCAACTCGGGTTCGAGATTACCGAGACATCCGTCATCCGTGATCCGGAAAGTGCGATCGCCAATCTCAAGATCTTTGCCGATATCGGGATAGTCATCGCGATCGACGATTATGGTGCCGGCCTGTCCTCGCTGGCGTATCTCAAACAGCTGCCCGCGCGCGAGTTGAAGATCGACAAGCTGTTCGTCACGCAACTCACCAGCTCGAACCGGGATCCGTTGATCGTCCGCTCGACGATCGATCTTGCGCACGCGCTGGAAATGGAAGTCGTCGCCGAGGGGGTGGAGAGCCAGGCGGCGATGGCATTGCTGTCCGTCATGGGTTGCGACATGGTCCAAGGGTTTCTCATCAGCCGGCCGATCAATCTCGATGCGCTGATCCATTTCCTCGACGACGGAAAATACCAGGCGATCGCGGCGGATATCGGTGCGCCGTTCAACCGGCTGGCGACCGTCTGGAAGCGCGGCTGA